TGAGTCGTTTAGCAGATAGCGTGATGCTTGATCAGGAGGTTCATGGCTTTCGCTATTTAGATAGCCGGGATCTAACAGGCTTCGTGGATGGCACTGAAAATCCTCAGGGGGCTCATCGGGCAGAAGTGGCTTTGGTAGGGGACGAAGATCTCGTTTTCAACGGTGGTAGCTATATCCATTTACAGCGTTATGAGCATGACCTGGAAGCTTGGAATCGTATCACGGTTAAACAGCAGGAAGATATTATTGGGCGTACTAAAGCAGATAACAAGGAGTATGCCGGCGCGGATAAGGCGCTTTCTTCGCATACCAAGCGTACCTCATTGAAAGATACTGAGGGCCGCTCTGTTGAGATATTGAGACACAGTATGCCCTACGGAAATCTGACTCATAAAGGATTGATGTTTGCCTCTTATGGCCGCTCTCCACAGCCGTTTACTCAGATGCTTGAAAGTATGCTTTTGGGTGATGGTAGTGGGAACCATGATCATCTGTTGCATTATAGTCAGGCGGTGACCGGGCAGGCATTTTTTGCTCCGTCAATTGAGTGGCTTGAGTCTCTGCTATAGAGGTTGGTGCTGCATGTTTTTGGTCGTTAGCTCTGTTGTCATAAATGGTTATGAAAAGTGTCACAGGCTTGTAAAACAGTTGTTCTAAGCTAAGCTTTAAGGAATATGTTCAGTATTCTGGAGAGTAAGCTGCGGCAGCTCTGAGAGGTTATCGCTCCTATGAGTAATAGCTGTTTCGAAGCACTAAGATCTGCCAAAACAAAAAAATGTAGGGACAATAGAATAAAAACGGAGCCTGAGTATGCACACCGAGGCGATTAAAAAAACCATTGCGGTATTGGGCGTGGACGGCGAAAACTTTGAAGTGGATGGGCATTTCAAAGGTGATGAGCGCAAAGCGCGCTGGTATACCGTACGTAAGCTGAGTGATGGACGAACTTTTGTTGATCATCTTTCTACTTTTCCAAGTCATGATGAGATTCGGAAAATGGTGTCTTAAATAAAGTTACATCCACAATCATAAAACCGGGCCAAGCCCGGTTTTTTTGTATTTATTTCACAGTCTGAGCAGACTATTG
The genomic region above belongs to Amphritea japonica ATCC BAA-1530 and contains:
- a CDS encoding Dyp-type peroxidase, whose protein sequence is MACFQSGVIAEANTDALFITLNVAPTTDAIVNLRQVLSGIPATELSFRQRYPEADFHITAAIGSEFWDRMSPDQRPAELVPFPALNNQLLVAPHTPVDLLLHIRSERHDLNYEAAVLVLSRLADSVMLDQEVHGFRYLDSRDLTGFVDGTENPQGAHRAEVALVGDEDLVFNGGSYIHLQRYEHDLEAWNRITVKQQEDIIGRTKADNKEYAGADKALSSHTKRTSLKDTEGRSVEILRHSMPYGNLTHKGLMFASYGRSPQPFTQMLESMLLGDGSGNHDHLLHYSQAVTGQAFFAPSIEWLESLL